The following are from one region of the Phormidium sp. PBR-2020 genome:
- a CDS encoding undecaprenyl-diphosphate phosphatase: protein MTKLQYVLFIGVASLSLAIALPLNEPGIASSGTTSLVTWQPNVLEAIILGIVQGLTEFIPISSSAHLKVVPEFLGWGDPGASFTAVIQLGSIVAVIWYFWSDLIQVFGGGLRALLQRDYQSEDFKIALGIILGTIPISVVGLIVKFGFREFYEFTARSSVVIAIVSIVMGLLLGLAERFCRHKRNFEQLKTRDGILMGIAQTLALIPGVSRSGSTITAGLFMGLERATAARFSFLLGLPAITLAGIVELGDVLEATQTVGPLPLTAGIISAGVFSYLSIAWLINYLKTQSTWLFVWYRVAFGIVILVGLSSGVLQP, encoded by the coding sequence ATGACCAAACTTCAATATGTCTTGTTTATTGGCGTCGCCAGTCTGAGTTTGGCGATCGCCCTTCCCCTGAACGAGCCAGGGATTGCCAGTTCCGGCACAACCAGCCTCGTCACCTGGCAACCCAATGTCCTCGAAGCCATTATCCTGGGGATAGTACAGGGGTTAACGGAATTTATCCCCATCAGTAGTTCTGCTCACCTGAAAGTGGTTCCTGAGTTTCTCGGTTGGGGTGATCCTGGGGCCTCGTTTACCGCCGTCATTCAACTCGGCAGCATTGTGGCAGTGATTTGGTACTTTTGGAGCGATTTAATTCAGGTCTTTGGCGGTGGATTGCGGGCCCTCCTGCAACGGGACTACCAAAGTGAAGACTTTAAAATTGCCCTGGGAATTATCTTAGGAACCATTCCTATTTCTGTCGTTGGCTTAATCGTTAAATTTGGCTTTCGGGAGTTCTATGAATTTACCGCCCGCAGTTCCGTGGTAATCGCCATTGTTTCAATTGTCATGGGACTATTACTGGGCTTGGCAGAACGATTTTGTCGTCATAAACGCAATTTTGAGCAACTAAAAACCCGAGACGGAATTTTAATGGGAATCGCTCAAACCCTAGCCCTGATTCCTGGCGTATCCCGGTCTGGATCAACCATTACCGCCGGTCTCTTCATGGGATTAGAACGAGCCACCGCCGCTCGCTTTTCCTTCCTCTTAGGCCTACCTGCCATCACCCTAGCCGGAATCGTTGAATTGGGTGACGTGCTTGAGGCCACTCAGACGGTCGGCCCTCTGCCCCTCACCGCCGGAATTATTTCCGCTGGCGTGTTTTCCTATCTCTCAATTGCCTGGTTAATCAACTATCTCAAAACTCAAAGTACTTGGCTCTTTGTCTGGTACCGGGTTGCCTTTGGGATTGTGATTTTAGTCGGACTCAGTAGCGGTGTACTGCAACCCTAG
- a CDS encoding STAS domain-containing protein — translation MAIVLRPHGKLNAHGAAKLKRKLGKLLATVAANQKTWIVDLADVHHIDRNGVVSLIQLRRQAEGACCHLVLRDVSESVQMTLDAAHLSEGFTIEPGTASSSRRRSSPKPRPVRRDIGPELAMRWQNSPHPTDTSQELDPAEVEGEIEISQIPQITTADGRDQTAVVSTSGPLYSKMTVNERQRTTWRQ, via the coding sequence ATGGCCATTGTCCTTCGACCCCACGGCAAACTGAATGCCCATGGTGCAGCCAAGCTCAAACGCAAGTTGGGAAAACTCCTGGCAACAGTTGCGGCGAACCAAAAAACCTGGATTGTGGATCTCGCTGACGTTCACCACATTGATCGCAATGGTGTGGTGTCCTTGATTCAGTTACGTCGGCAAGCGGAGGGAGCCTGTTGTCACTTGGTCCTACGGGATGTCTCGGAATCTGTCCAGATGACATTGGATGCGGCTCATCTGAGTGAGGGATTTACGATCGAGCCAGGAACGGCCTCCTCAAGCCGACGACGTAGTTCTCCGAAACCTCGTCCCGTTCGCCGAGATATCGGGCCAGAACTGGCGATGCGATGGCAAAACTCCCCTCACCCCACTGATACGTCTCAGGAGTTAGACCCCGCAGAGGTCGAGGGTGAGATTGAAATTTCGCAGATTCCTCAAATAACGACAGCAGACGGGAGAGATCAGACAGCGGTTGTCTCCACATCTGGCCCCTTATACTCAAAGATGACCGTTAATGAGAGGCAGCGGACGACGTGGAGGCAATAA